The following DNA comes from Marinilactibacillus sp. Marseille-P9653.
AAAAAATCAATCTGACTGCCATTACAGAGCAAGAAGAAGTGTATCTAAAACATTTCTACGACTCTTTGACAGCTGGACTTTATGTAGATTTTAGTAAAGGGGTCCACAGCTTATGCGATGTAGGCTCAGGTGCTGGCTTTCCCAGTATCCCCCTGAAAATTCTTTATCCAGAATTATCGATCACAATCGTAGATTCACTGAAAAAAAGAATCAACTTTTTAGAAGTTGTCGTAGATGCACTGAACTTAACGGGTGTAGAGCTCTTGCATGACCGCGCTGAAACGTTTGGTCAAAACAAACAGTATAGAGCAACTTATGATTTTGTAACCGCTAGAGCGGTTGCTAGAATGAGCGTTCTTGCTGAATTATGTTTGCCACTTGTTAAAAAAGGTGGATCCTTTATTGCGATGAAAGCAGCACATGCGCCTGAAGAATTAAAGGACGCAGAAAAAGCCATTGCTACACTTGGTGGGAAGATCAAAGATGACTTTTCTTTTGAGTTGCCAAGCGAAGCAGGCGAAAGACACATTATTATGATCGACAAAAAGAAAGAAACACCAAACAAATACCCTAGAAAACCAGGAACACCAAACAAGACCCCATTATAATTAGAAAATGAAAGTCTGGAGGATTCAAATGGCGCAGATTATTGCCGTTGCGAACCAAAAGGGTGGTGTAGGTAAAACAACTACGACTGTCAATTTGGGTGCATCACTTGCTTATGCAGGGAAGAAAATATTATTGATTGATATGGACGCACAAGGGAATGCTACAAGTGGATTAGGCATTCGTAAAGGAGAAGTTGATAGAGATATTTACGATGTTTTAATTAACGAAGTACCTCTTGAAGAAGTCATTTTGCCTACTAGTAGAGAAAATCTCTCTATTGTACCTGCTACGATTCAACTGGCAGGAGCAGAAGTTGAACTGACGAGTCTTATGGCTAGAGAAACACGACTTAAAAGAGCGATTGAAACCATTGATGAAGGTTATGACTATGTATTGATTGATTGCCCGCCATCTTTGGGTCATTTGACAATCAATGCTTTTACAGCGAGTGATTCTGTCTTGATTCCGGTTCAGTGTGAATACTATGCGCTTGAAGGATTGAGTCAGTTATTGAATACGGTCCGCCTTGTTCAGAAACATTTCAATAAAGAATTGAAAGTAGAAGGCGTACTCTTAACGATGCTGGATGCAAGAACAAACCTTGGATTCGAAGTCGTTAACGAAGTGAAAAAATATTTTCGCGAAAAAGTTTACAATACAATCATCCCAAGAAACATTCGCTTGTCCGAAGCACCAAGTTACGGACTTTCGATCATTGACTATGATTTAAGGTCGAAAGGTGCAGAAGTCTACCAAGAGTTAGCGAAGGAAGTGATGACGAATGGTAAATAAGAAAAAAGGATTAGGCCGTGGAATCGATGCATTGTTTGATGTGCCAGATTTCGAAAAAGAAGTGAATCGTGACGACGAGCGTGTAGAATTGATTGCACTTGATGAAATTCGTCCGAATCCCTATCAACCTAGAAGACATTTTGATGAGGCAGCACTGAACGAGCTTGCGAGTTCTATCGAGGTATCTGGTGTACTTCAACCTATTATCCTGAGAAAATCTTCCGTAAAAGGATATGAAATTATAGCCGGAGAACGTCGCTTTAGAGCATCTAAGATTGCTGGAAAAGAGACGGTTCCAGCTATCATTCGTGAATTAGACGAAGAAGTTATGATGCAAGTTGCGATACTTGAAAACTTGCAACGGGAAGATCTGACATCACTTGAAGAAGCGGAAGCTTATAATATGATGATGGAAAAATTGTCTATGACTCAAGAAAAAGTAGCCGAAAAACTAGGCAAAAGCCGTTCTTACATCGCCAATCATTTGAGATTATTAACATTACCGATAGAAGTGAAAAATCTTCTTCAGGAAAACAAATTGTCTAACGGACAAGCGAGAACACTGCTAGGTCTTAAAGATAAGAAAAAACTAACAAAACTTGCAAGACGTACGGTTAAAGAAGGCCTTACAGTAAGACAATTAGAACTTCTGGTAGCGGAAGCAAATCAGAAGCCTAAAACAGAGCCTAGCGCAAAAGTAGAAGTAGATAAATCTATTTACATCAAACGTTCGGAAGAATTGTTAACAGATAAATTTGGAACGAGCGTAGTGATACGAGAAAAAGGTAAAAAAGGTAAGATTGAAATTGAGTATGTCTCTCAAGATGATTTGAATCGGATATTAGAAGATTTAAATATTGATTTTGATTGATTCAGGAGGCAAAAGCAAATGGATAAAGCATACGAACTGAATGACATCGTTGAAATGAAGAAAAAGCATCCTTGTGGTGTAAACCGTTGGGCCATTATTAGAATGGGCGCGGACATCCGTGTAAAATGTGAGGGATGCGGCCAGTTAGTACTGATGCCTAGACGAGAGTTTGAAAGAAAAATGAAAAAGGTTCTAGTTAAAGCAGATGCAACTGAATCTTAATTATTCTGTAAAATAGCTAGACTAAAAATTATGAGGAAAAGAAAGGTGAATACAAAGAATGCCTTTAACAGCAGGAATCGTCGGTTTACCAAACGTCGGAAAATCGACATTATTTAATGCCATTACAAAAGCAGGAGTCGAAGCAGCAAATTATCCGTTTGCGACTATTGACCCCAACGTAGGAATCGTAGAAGTACCAGACCGTAGACTAGACAGATTAAAAGAACTCGTTAATCCTAAAAAGGTAGTTCCCACTACTTTTGAATTCACAGATATTGCAGGTATTGTAAAAGGTGCCAGTAAAGGGGAAGGACTAGGAAACAAGTTCCTAGCTAACATCCGTGAAGTAGACGCAATTTGTCACGTGGTTCGTTGTTTTGAAGATGAAAACATTACGCATGTATCTGGATCCGTAAATCCAGCTGATGATATCGAAACTATCAACTTGGAACTTGCGCTTGCAGACTTAGACGCAGTGGAAAAACGCTACGATCGCGTTAAAAGACAAGCTAAATCCAAAGACAAAGAGTCTATGGAAATGGTAGCTGTACTAGAAAAAATCATTCCTGTTTTAGAAGAAGGCAAACCAGTCAGAATGCTTTCATTTACACCAGAAGAATTGCCGATTGTGAAATCACTCTTCTTGTTAACAAGTAAACCTGTTTTGTACGTAGCCAATGTTGCAGAAGAAGACATTGCGGATGCAGAAGGTAATGCCTACTTGGAAACAGTGAAAAGTATTGCTGCTGAAGAAGGAGCAGAAGTTGTAACCATCTCTGCAGCAATCGAAGAAGAAATCGCTGAACTAGACGATGAAGAAAAAGCGATGTTTTTAGAAGATCTTGGCGTAGAAGAGCCTGGACTAGATAAATTGATTCGTTCTTCTTACGACTTACTGGGACTTGCAACATTCTTTACTGCAGGCGAACAAGAAGTACGGGCGTGGACATTCCGTAAAGGCATGAAAGCTCCACAAACTGCAGGTGTGATTCATAGTGACTTTGAGCACGGATTTATTCGTGCTGAAACAATTGCCTATGCTGATTACGACGCTTTAGGAAGCGAAAAAGCGGCAAGAGAAGCGGGTAAATTGCGTTCAGAAGGAAAAGAATATGTCGTACAAGATGGAGATGTCATTCTTTTCAGATTCAACGTATAAGAATGCACATATTTAAAGGGGGACATCATCTTGTTCAATAAAAAGAAACAAGAGCCTGTCGAACAGCCAGAAAAAATCGCTGAGCTGGCGACTAAGCAAGAAGAAAATGCAAGAATGAGAGAACAGCTTACAAATAAAAATAGTGAGTATATGTTGAAACTAAACCGAAGCTTGG
Coding sequences within:
- a CDS encoding DUF951 domain-containing protein, whose amino-acid sequence is MDKAYELNDIVEMKKKHPCGVNRWAIIRMGADIRVKCEGCGQLVLMPRREFERKMKKVLVKADATES
- the ychF gene encoding redox-regulated ATPase YchF, encoding MPLTAGIVGLPNVGKSTLFNAITKAGVEAANYPFATIDPNVGIVEVPDRRLDRLKELVNPKKVVPTTFEFTDIAGIVKGASKGEGLGNKFLANIREVDAICHVVRCFEDENITHVSGSVNPADDIETINLELALADLDAVEKRYDRVKRQAKSKDKESMEMVAVLEKIIPVLEEGKPVRMLSFTPEELPIVKSLFLLTSKPVLYVANVAEEDIADAEGNAYLETVKSIAAEEGAEVVTISAAIEEEIAELDDEEKAMFLEDLGVEEPGLDKLIRSSYDLLGLATFFTAGEQEVRAWTFRKGMKAPQTAGVIHSDFEHGFIRAETIAYADYDALGSEKAAREAGKLRSEGKEYVVQDGDVILFRFNV
- a CDS encoding ParB/RepB/Spo0J family partition protein; its protein translation is MVNKKKGLGRGIDALFDVPDFEKEVNRDDERVELIALDEIRPNPYQPRRHFDEAALNELASSIEVSGVLQPIILRKSSVKGYEIIAGERRFRASKIAGKETVPAIIRELDEEVMMQVAILENLQREDLTSLEEAEAYNMMMEKLSMTQEKVAEKLGKSRSYIANHLRLLTLPIEVKNLLQENKLSNGQARTLLGLKDKKKLTKLARRTVKEGLTVRQLELLVAEANQKPKTEPSAKVEVDKSIYIKRSEELLTDKFGTSVVIREKGKKGKIEIEYVSQDDLNRILEDLNIDFD
- a CDS encoding ParA family protein, which codes for MAQIIAVANQKGGVGKTTTTVNLGASLAYAGKKILLIDMDAQGNATSGLGIRKGEVDRDIYDVLINEVPLEEVILPTSRENLSIVPATIQLAGAEVELTSLMARETRLKRAIETIDEGYDYVLIDCPPSLGHLTINAFTASDSVLIPVQCEYYALEGLSQLLNTVRLVQKHFNKELKVEGVLLTMLDARTNLGFEVVNEVKKYFREKVYNTIIPRNIRLSEAPSYGLSIIDYDLRSKGAEVYQELAKEVMTNGK
- the rsmG gene encoding 16S rRNA (guanine(527)-N(7))-methyltransferase RsmG; this translates as MNPEEFRAELERRGLPITDEKMTQFKLYLELLQEWNEKINLTAITEQEEVYLKHFYDSLTAGLYVDFSKGVHSLCDVGSGAGFPSIPLKILYPELSITIVDSLKKRINFLEVVVDALNLTGVELLHDRAETFGQNKQYRATYDFVTARAVARMSVLAELCLPLVKKGGSFIAMKAAHAPEELKDAEKAIATLGGKIKDDFSFELPSEAGERHIIMIDKKKETPNKYPRKPGTPNKTPL